One Bifidobacteriaceae bacterium genomic window carries:
- the nuoE gene encoding NADH-quinone oxidoreductase subunit NuoE, with the protein MARADEKAERLKALMAERRSEPGRLIPILQAAQRIYGYLPRPVLEAVAEGTDIPVAEVYGVATFYAQFRLEPTGENLIRCCMGTACHVRGALKVLRALEKKLDITAGATSGDGRFTLETVNCIGACGLAPVLTVNDKVFGALVPEKAAEILDQYE; encoded by the coding sequence ATGGCGCGAGCGGACGAAAAAGCGGAACGCCTGAAAGCTCTGATGGCGGAACGCCGGAGCGAACCGGGCCGGCTCATTCCGATTCTGCAGGCGGCCCAGCGCATATACGGCTACCTGCCCCGGCCGGTTCTGGAGGCGGTGGCGGAAGGGACGGACATTCCCGTCGCGGAAGTCTACGGCGTGGCGACGTTCTACGCTCAGTTCCGTCTGGAGCCGACGGGGGAAAACCTGATCCGCTGCTGTATGGGCACGGCCTGTCATGTGCGCGGGGCGCTGAAAGTGCTGCGCGCGCTGGAAAAAAAGCTGGATATTACGGCGGGCGCTACTTCCGGGGACGGCCGCTTCACATTGGAAACCGTGAACTGTATCGGCGCCTGCGGACTGGCGCCGGTGCTGACCGTGAACGATAAGGTTTTCGGCGCCCTGGTTCCGGAAAAAGCGGCGGAAATACTTGATCAATACGAATAG